One part of the Malus sylvestris chromosome 2, drMalSylv7.2, whole genome shotgun sequence genome encodes these proteins:
- the LOC126596556 gene encoding senescence/dehydration-associated protein At4g35985, chloroplastic-like isoform X1 — MGCFSRSHRSKPKTTPPPQYGTQDPTEQFQQPKNIQQQVFLQIPGCRVNLMDEGETLELASGDFVLENILENNVTLATIIKVGEELQWPLTNDEPVVKLDALHYLFSLPMKDGDPLSYGVTFPDQCESQLAFLDSFLMEHSCFSATSTKNNKNKGVDWKEYAPRIEDYNNVLAKAIAGGTGQIVRGIFMCSNAYTNQVQKGGEATLARSVEGKSYVKEQGSSSSKSAAKKKSGINKNLKRVKNLSKMTSKLSKAMLDGVGIATGSVMGPVVNSKAGKAFFALVPGQVLLASLDAINKILDAAEVAEKQALSATKGAAGRIVSNRFGESAGEATEDVIATAGHCACIAWNVFKIRKAINPASSVKTGVLKNAVKKGVNNAVKNRSRDS, encoded by the exons atgggTTGCTTCAGTCGTTCACACCGttccaaacccaaaaccacACCTCCGCCGCAGTACGGAACCCAAGACCCTACTGAGCAATTCCAACAACCCAAAAACATCCAGCAGCAAGTCTTCCTCCAAATCCCAGGATGCAGAGTCAACCTCATGGACGAAGGAGAAACCCTAGAGCTCGCAAGCGGCGACTTCGTCCTCGAAAACATCTTGGAAAACAACGTTACTCTGGCCACCATAATCAAAGTCGGCGAAGAACTTCAGTGGCCGCTGACAAACGACGAGCCGGTCGTGAAGCTCGACGCTTTGCACTACCTCTTCTCCCTCCCCATGAAGGACGGCGATCCGCTGAGCTACGGTGTCACTTTTCCCGACCAGTGTGAGAGTCAGTTGGCGTTTCTGGATTCGTTTTTGATGGAGCACTCTTGCTTTAGTGCCACATCGACCaagaataataaaaataaggggGTTGATTGGAAGGAGTATGCTCCAAGGATTGAAGATTATAATAATGTGTTGGCCAAGGCGATTGCGGGAGGGACTGGTCAGATTGTGAGGGGGATCTTCATGTGTAGCAATGCTTACACCAATCAg GTCCAAAAAGGAGGCGAAGCGACATTGGCTCGTTCCGTGGAGGGGAAAAGTTATGTCAAAGAACAAGGAAGCAGTAGCAGCAAATCTGCTGCAAAAAAGAAGAGTGGAATCAACAAGAACTTAAAACG TGTGAAAAATTTGTCAAAGATGACATCAAAGCTCAGCAAAGCTATGCTTGATGGGGTTGGTATTGCGACTGGATCGGTGATGGGGCCGGTAGTTAACTCCAAAGCAGGGAAGGCATTCTTCGCCTTGGTTCCGGGACAGGTCCTCTTGGCTTCACTTGATGCCATCA ATAAGATTTTGGATGCAGCTGAAGTTGCAGAGAAACAAGCCCTATCAGCTACCAAGGGTGCTGCTGGTAGAATCGTCAGCAACAG GTTTGGGGAGAGTGCAGGGGAGGCAACTGAGGATGTGATTGCAACAGCGGGGCATTGTGCTTGCATTGCTTGGAACGTCTTCAAAATTAGAAAGGCCATCAATCCAGCATCATCTGTCAAAACAGGAGTGCTCAAGAATGCTGTCAAGAAAGGAGTCAATAATGCTGTCAAAAATAGAAGCAGAGATTCTTAA
- the LOC126596556 gene encoding senescence/dehydration-associated protein At4g35985, chloroplastic-like isoform X2 produces the protein MGCFSRSHRSKPKTTPPPQYGTQDPTEQFQQPKNIQQQVFLQIPGCRVNLMDEGETLELASGDFVLENILENNVTLATIIKVGEELQWPLTNDEPVVKLDALHYLFSLPMKDGDPLSYGVTFPDQCESQLAFLDSFLMEHSCFSATSTKNNKNKGVDWKEYAPRIEDYNNVLAKAIAGGTGQIVRGIFMCSNAYTNQVQKGGEATLARSVEGKSYVKEQGSSSSKSAAKKKSGINKNLKRVKNLSKMTSKLSKAMLDGVGIATGSVMGPVVNSKAGKAFFALVPGQVLLASLDAINKILDAAEVAEKQALSATKGAAGRIVSNSNVENRQVWGECRGGN, from the exons atgggTTGCTTCAGTCGTTCACACCGttccaaacccaaaaccacACCTCCGCCGCAGTACGGAACCCAAGACCCTACTGAGCAATTCCAACAACCCAAAAACATCCAGCAGCAAGTCTTCCTCCAAATCCCAGGATGCAGAGTCAACCTCATGGACGAAGGAGAAACCCTAGAGCTCGCAAGCGGCGACTTCGTCCTCGAAAACATCTTGGAAAACAACGTTACTCTGGCCACCATAATCAAAGTCGGCGAAGAACTTCAGTGGCCGCTGACAAACGACGAGCCGGTCGTGAAGCTCGACGCTTTGCACTACCTCTTCTCCCTCCCCATGAAGGACGGCGATCCGCTGAGCTACGGTGTCACTTTTCCCGACCAGTGTGAGAGTCAGTTGGCGTTTCTGGATTCGTTTTTGATGGAGCACTCTTGCTTTAGTGCCACATCGACCaagaataataaaaataaggggGTTGATTGGAAGGAGTATGCTCCAAGGATTGAAGATTATAATAATGTGTTGGCCAAGGCGATTGCGGGAGGGACTGGTCAGATTGTGAGGGGGATCTTCATGTGTAGCAATGCTTACACCAATCAg GTCCAAAAAGGAGGCGAAGCGACATTGGCTCGTTCCGTGGAGGGGAAAAGTTATGTCAAAGAACAAGGAAGCAGTAGCAGCAAATCTGCTGCAAAAAAGAAGAGTGGAATCAACAAGAACTTAAAACG TGTGAAAAATTTGTCAAAGATGACATCAAAGCTCAGCAAAGCTATGCTTGATGGGGTTGGTATTGCGACTGGATCGGTGATGGGGCCGGTAGTTAACTCCAAAGCAGGGAAGGCATTCTTCGCCTTGGTTCCGGGACAGGTCCTCTTGGCTTCACTTGATGCCATCA ATAAGATTTTGGATGCAGCTGAAGTTGCAGAGAAACAAGCCCTATCAGCTACCAAGGGTGCTGCTGGTAGAATCGTCAGCAACAG TAATGTTGAGAACCGGCAGGTTTGGGGAGAGTGCAGGGGAGGCAACTGA
- the LOC126596605 gene encoding cytochrome B5-like protein, whose amino-acid sequence MMIAAVALVAVILLVAFFLIPRGPKYGKVKKVLSNEKPARVYTKADVSLHNKRTDCWIIIKDKVYDITSYVEEHPGGDAILDHAGDDSTEGFFGPQHATRVFDMIDDFYIGDLVL is encoded by the exons ATGATGATCGCCGCGGTGGCGCTGGTGGCGGTTATCCTTCTGGTAGCTTTCTTTTTGATCCCACGAGGCCCAAAATATG GGAAAGTAAAGAAAGTTCTGTCGAATGAGAAG CCGGCCAGAGTGTACACGAAAGCTGATGTCTCGTTGCATAACAAGCGAACGGATTGTTGGATAATTATTAAAGACAAG GTATATGATATTACCTCGTACGTAGAGGAGCACCCGGGTGGTGATGCCATTTTAGATCATGCTGGGGATGATTCGACTGAAGGGTTTTTCGG GCCGCAGCATGCAACCCGAGTCTTTGACATGATCGACGACTTTTACATTGGAGATCTGGTCCTGTGA